The Pygocentrus nattereri isolate fPygNat1 chromosome 12, fPygNat1.pri, whole genome shotgun sequence genome includes the window ATAAGTCAGTCTGCAGGTGGAAATTAGCAACGTTCAAACTAGTAGGAGTGTTGGAAAAACATCCAGCAGGTAATGTCATCAGTTTCACATGATATCTTTGAGTAATCATTAACTGTATTGTTGCCCTGAGATGCTGTGCTAAAAATGTGAGTTAGGAGAACTTTTCACTGAACTAAACTGGAAGAATCCACTCATTATTCAACATTTAACAGTTTTAATTGGTTAAGCGCTCATCATCATATTATCATGTTAAGcggactataacttcctccacagctggcagctttatcacCTTCCGTAAACCTTCCGTAATTAGCAGCTTCTGTCAGCTGTCCATCTAATCCTACCGAGTTAGATATTATGACCAAGTTCTTAGAGGATACTTTTCGATCTACTCCTGATAGTGTGGCtctattaaaaagtaaaatagtgtGGCAGAGAAAACTCGCCCCTTGGTATAACGATCATactcgagctttaaaacagactgccagGCAACTGGAGCGAAAATAGCGTTTGactaaactagaagtgttccagtccgcctggagggagagccttatagactgTAGAAGAGCACTTGCTACAGCACGCTCAGcccatctctcctctctcatagaaaacaatgagTAATCCTGcactactatttagcacaatttccaaaataacagagaacaaaacagttactgaaaaattgaacattgaaaaaatgaagcagaaaattcagaaTAAACAATTAGACTCTAGAAACCTGCTGCCTTATAATGCCAGTCTAAATCCTGAGAATATTATAATCActgcagataggctggaatcgtttaccgtgcttcaagaaaatgaaccagttaaaatagtttcttccGCAAAATCATCTACTTGTATGTTAGATTCAATTCCTACAGGTTTACTCAAAGACATTTtgccagaaataaccaagcctattctgccaataataaactcctctcttagccttggatacatcccaaaaacttttaaactagcagtaattagatcactgattaagaaagctaaccgaCCACTGCGAACTATCAATTACTAtcaactatcaaattatagacctctctcgaatctcccctttatatctaagatcttggaaaaaacggtagcaaaacaattaaggtCCTTTTTGTATAGGGATATTCATATACATGAAAAactttcagtctggttttaggccacatcatagtacattTACAatagtaaaaattgtaaatgatcttttattattctctgacaaaggaaatgtgtctttgctgGTCCTCCTTGATCTTTGTATGGCATTTaacacaatagaccacgctatcttactagatagaATAGAAAACCTTTTAGGGGTAACAGGAATAGCTCTTTCCTGGCTCAGGTCCTACTTCATTGATCACTATAAGTTTTTTAATATAAACGGTGATTTCATCTGTCCTCACAAAAGTAAAGTacggtgttccacaaggctctgttttaagacctatattattcacaatatatatgctaccactgggcaccattatcagtaaacacggcacaAATTTCCACTGCAATAccgatgacactcagttatatatatatcaagtgaaccagatgataaaattaaacttggcaagattgaggacagTATAAAAGActtaaaagactggatgtcgagtAACTTTCTTCTACTTAGCTcgagaggtcctgcttcttggtccaaaagcacctagaaacaaactgtcaaTTTAACACTTAAACTAACTTAACaattctcagttgcatcaagctcatcagtaaaaaatcttggtgttgtgatagaccctgatctgtccttcgatgcacatataactactattactacaacagccttcctgcatctccacaatatcgctaaattaagaaatgcattatctttacatgatgcagaaaagttagttcatgcatttTTTACTTCAAGGCtcgattactgtaatgccctgctgtctggatgtcccagcaaaagcctcaacaagcttcagctagtccagaacgctgcagccagtgtcctcacaagaaccagaaaattTGACTATATTatgcccagttttatcagccctgcactggttaccatttaaatttcacattgattataaaatgttattactgacttataaagctctaaacggactcgcccctcagtacctgagtgaacctctgtcctactatgaaccatcacgcctacttagatcacaaggtgctgctcactactggtacatagaattaataaagttacattaggggggagagctttctcatacaaagccccccagctctggaataatcttcctgttaatgttcgggactcagacacagcctcagtttttaagtctaggtgattagcctttggtgattagtcttccctgtcagatctagacctgacagagtctctgctgctctgttaacactgtaatctgtgatcagtcactcattacacAACTAACTCTGTGCGTTTTTCccgctttgtactataatactttatactggaagggttccccttctgagtcttggttcctctcaatgtttCTTAATcttggagtttttccttgccaccatcgccATTGGCTTGCTTatggggcttggacccagattttcttttctttttctttgtgtaatactgattgttctgtaaagctgctttgtgacaacaccttttgtaaaaagcgctatataaataaactttgtttgcttgcttgctaagatgtaaacaaagtcaaaaaaGTCATACAGAGCGGTTTGACAGGAAAAGCActtttctaaagaaacttaccaagttaTACATGTTcatagtggtgataggaaccagacgggtttaatgcttttaaaagctccctcacagaaagttattataagAAAAGGTTATCAAtacactgtctgatgtctgaggcattgttttatgatcatttatGAGTTTATGAGGAAAATAAGATTATAGACAAAAAAGTATTGTTTAATATATTCTTGGTGCagaggtgcatgcagggcaCTGGACAGAAAAAtagcaactcctggttcctgtcagcaccactgtaaagaattcagagtctgcaagtttctctaaaacacaccattccacatcaaaccacactgaatgactttgtttacaggtCAATATGCTGAAAATTTGAAAAGTAACTTTAAAAGTTGAACTGACTTGAACTATTTTACAGTGCATGATACACTAAATCATTCGTTAAAGAATCATAATCAGATCTGATCTTTATGAGGTTTGAACTGTCCTCCCTTGCTATGAAGTCAAGAGTGATGAATTTCATTGTCTTCTCCTTTAGTCACATTTACAGCCTTGCATAAACTGTCTGGACTCACCAGAATGCCGGTGTTTCTGTTGATGGTGTACGTGGCGTTGGCACGTGGAGAGGAAAGTggtttcttgtctttgtaccaGGTGTAAACTGCGGGAGGAATGCTGTACTGGTCACTGCAGCGCAGCTCAACCAGTGAGCCAGTCAGCGCAGAGCTGGGAATCTCACAAAACGGAATGTGTGGAGGTACTGAGACAGCAAAGAGAGCAAAAATATAAGCTACACATTAtggaaaaaggaacaaaaaagcAGGCATAGATCAGTGACACTGAAACATACGCACCCTTATAGAAAAGTGTGCAAAAACCATGTGTTTATAAGTAATCACATGAATGTATTTTCAAGCGTGATCATACATTTTTCACATGTGAACACATTTCTTTGTGTATTCATGTATTGATCAATATACATGTATATTCAAATGTGGAATTTGAAtaaaccaaacatgtctttgctgatcgACCAAGCACAAAGCCACAAATTCCAAAGAGCAAGCTGGAGAATGAGGATTAGCCAAACAGAACAAAGCAAATCCAAAGAACGTCAATGAAGCCCCCTACCCAGTACTTTGAGAGTGACGTTGGTTTCTCCCAGCTGAACAGAGTCAGCTGCGGCGCTGACCTCACATCGATACAGTCCTGCGTCCTTTAGCTGGACCTTGTACAACGTCACTGTTGCCCCTTCAATCTTTGCACGTCCCTTAAAGGGTCCTGTGAAGGACAGGTCAGGGTGAATGCATGTCCATGTGCAGTAAAGGAGGATCTCAGAAAATGTTCAGGCTTGCAGGTCTTGGCCACATTGGTGAAATTTTAGGTGGATTAATCCTTTATTGTAATTAGAACAATGAACAGTAGTTAGTGTCATAATTAGAAACAGGCTAGTCACCTGTGAAGTTGCCCTCAAAGTAAACCATGGAGATTCCGTTATCTTTCTTCTTCCACTCGATGCGAGGATTTTGATCTTTCTCCGTCTTAAACAGACAAGAGAGCACGGCGTCtaacacagagaacagaaaagcagaaagagaaaaagaaggctGTCACATCTCAAACTCAGTCGCAACTGGACAGACACAGGTGTGGTGCATTACAtggtacactatatggacaaaactATTGGGACAACTACACATTACACCGTCAGGAGCTTTAAGACATTCCCTTCCTAAtcccataggcattaatatggagttggtcccccctttgcagctacaacagctttcACTCTTcagggaagctttctacaagacactgatgttagatgaaaGGGCCCGACTCGCGATCCCCATtttagttcatcccaaaggtgtttgatggggttgaggacAGTGGTCAGTATtggccaatcaagttcttccacaccaaactcacctatCCATGATTTTATGCACCTTGTTTTGTGGACTGGGGGCCCTGTGGCAATGGGACTACATTAAACAGTGACTGAGAGGTATGTCCCAATACttctgtccatatagtgtatctctttttttcttcaaaccTCACTCACCAGAATTCTCCTGCACTTCTACTTTGGATTGGGTGGTGCTGACTGTCACTGGGGCAACAGGGAGACCTGTTGGAGAGATCATCAACAGAGACTTGGTCACATCAATGACCTATCCTAGCCCATTTTGGCTATTCATGATTGATAAATTGATTGATTATCCAAGTCAGATTCTGTCCACACTGTCAAAACCTAATCTACTGTAAGCCTAGTCTATATCCTATACCTGAAACTCAAGCGCAGCTATATAAAGCTCCTATAGTCAATGCAATCTTATAATAAACGCccagtaataaataataaagcctATAGCGGAGgagtaaaatgtaacatggatGTTTTATGTAGTTGAACATGCTTTTAATCGTGTTCATGTATTCCTATTTCaatatcatttgcatattttcacAGCAATCAGTCTCACCCTGAAAACTGTTTTTGTACCATAAAAGTgaagtgtttttattacagAGTTGTGAATGTATCACAGAATTCACTCTGATATTGTTTAAATATAGCAGTAATATAGTTCatgttttggatgttttttaTGATGAGAGACATCAAAAAGGTCCTACAGATATCATGTGGGGATATGCAATCTGACAAATTTTGATATTTAAGCTATTTGCAGATATTTAACTATCTGTAAGAGTTCGTGGATATACAGTTAACTGCAAGTAGGGGTAAAAGGTGCTTTGGCCAAACTTAATGTGCTCATTTGGATGACATCTGGTGTTGGGTGGCTGAAAACAAGACGCACAAAAATTCTGCAGTAAGCAAAGGAAGACACGGGAAATACTTCCAGCACTTCTGGGcctagctaacatcagctagagtagtTAGCCTAGCCTAGTCAAATAATAAAACCAAGCTACATCTGCCTTCTCAATCATGTCATTAAAGGCGCTGTGTGGATTtagtagtatgtaaacatgaGCAACTGAACATCCCTCCTTCATCTctccctttccaagcgtgtAGTAGAACATTTGGtggctgaatgttttttttcttgtgttaaataatgagtatgatcctccatttgtcaaaatttcgGTTCTCAgacttctcacaacacaaaatggttagCTAGCACCAGCAGCAACCAccgattcttcttctttctataTCTTCCGACCAGAGCTATAGCGCCACCTTCCGCTTCAATGTAAAAACATGAAAGGCACTCTCTAgagccagtgtttggtttgtcctccagtgtttggtttgtccatcacgGGCTACAGTGGAAACATGGTGGCCTCTGTTGGAAGATAACCCGCTCCCTATGTAGGTATAGGGCTCATTCTAAgccaacaaaaacacaatgatttgccgttacaggtgattatacacTAATGAAAATATGGTTTTGTACActatattccatttctgctCAATAACAATACATACATGTAAAAGTAGTCATGTTTTGGAGTGGCACAGTGTAATATATATACgttcatgtagaaatgaaagcaacacagcattttacagacctgttaaaatataaaagtgGCGTTTCAAttattgttgtttatattaCCTCTGATTGTCTGGGATGATATAGAACGAATACACAAACTGTGATTTCTGCATTTGAATACTGTCACCTCACACTGATATTATTGTATAAATAACACATATTTCAGTTTAATTATGGAGctaattcttatttttttggtcaaaaataCATTTGCCAGTGTTTGACAAAGTCTCTTTTCACTAATCCTGTTTATGTTGAATATATTTTCATCTATTTGGGTTGGAAAGCTTATCTGGgtcaaacaaacataaaattgtattgaataaagtgaaaaatacaCTTTGTAGCAACAACTAGCCCTTCAGTCTGTTATGCCTATGTCAtacattttttgctgaactattcaAAAAGTTAGTAGGCAGCATGTTTAAAAAGTgataaattttttaaaaaacagttaaGATTGTGTAGCAAAACCCAAAAAGTTTGTGCCCCACTCTCCCAGGTACTTGCTTAAGTCATCGTCAAATATAATGTGTTGATTTGGAACCACTTTGTTTTGGAATTGTGGACAGacacaaatgaaaaacacaatatgTTATATCTCGAGGGAAAAACCAGAGGACTGCTTTGTATTTAAATCTAACTCCTTTACCCTGAAACAGAGGGGCCAGGTCACTGCCAAGGGACTACTTGTCAGACAATGTTGTTGCTTAGAAAGCGAAGCAACCAAAAATATAAGTACAGTTTGTGTATAAATAGTATCTATTGAAACATGACCTCTATACCGAACAAACAGGGGCGACGTTGGCTTTCCTGAAGAGTGGGGCAGCAACTCACACTGAAGTCCAACTTCCTGTCAGGAACAGGAAACAGGTGCAGCCCTTCCTCTCTGCTGATTGGTTTTTGCATCACACCCATTGTTATACTATCCTGTTTCTATCCAGAGATGATCCATCACATCAACCCACATTATCACATCATCAAGGTATAATCAGTCTCTTTCTGTACTTTAAACTTGTAACATCCTGAGTATAATTGTACAGTAATCTTGAAAAGCATGTTCAACAGACCTTTCATCTTTCACATGCAACTAAAATGAGTCAGAATCAGAAGTCTCCGTCACAAGCTGTGAATAGGAGTCCAAGTCAGATCTTTCACTGGTGCATTTTACCCGTATTACTTCTAGGTAAACAACAGGTCTGACTGCAAAGAACAATAAGAAGAAAATTGGGACCAAACTTTGCACATCATTTTGGAGAATATATACGCCCTAGTGGTTACCAGCTCTGAAACGTGCTAGCTAACAAGTTAACTGtgatcattttcaacattttaacagTATTCTTCAGCAGCTCACTGTGCGTACagttaaatacactatatttccaaaagtattcactcgtctgccttcacatgcatatgaacttgagtgacatcctattcttaatccatagggtttaatatgatgagTACCGTTACCCTGGCAACCGCCAATCCCAGACCCACCcaatcggattgccagacggagaagcgtgatttgtcactccagagaacacgtctccactgctctagtccagtggtggcactttacaccactgcatttgacgttttgcattgcgcttggtgatgtaaggcttggatgcaactgctcagccaatgaaaacccattccatgaaactctctacgctgttcttgagctcatctgacgGCCAcatgaactttggaggtctgcagcatcctctgaccccgctgtcattttacgtggctgaccacttcgtggctgagttgctgtcgttcccaatcgcttccactttgttataataccactgacagttggctgtggaatatttagtaatgaggaaatttcacgactggacttgttgcacacatggcgccctatcatggtaccacgctgaaattcactgagctcctgagagcgacccattctttcactaatgtctgtagaagcagtctgcaggcctaggcgcttggttttatacacctgtggccatggaagtgtttggaacacctgaattcaatgacttggatgggtgagtgaacacttttgacACTGTAGTGTAACTTGTCACGGATTAACAGGTTTATTTTACTATCAAAAACAGTCTGGGAAATGTAGGGAAGGAAAAAAGCTATTTCTACAGAAAAATCACTGTCATGTGCAGCAACACAATCTCCTGTTAACACTACTAACTAACACTATGAAATACTGCTTGACCACGCTAAGCCATGGCTGCTCAAAGCGACCTTGGAGAGCACGACTCCTCGTTTACAAACATTGAAAATCTAATCAAACCAGAGAGATTAGAGATTTAACATAAAATTCTTCAACTCAGTGACTGACGGTTCTTTAGAGTTCAGTCTATTTCAGGAGTTCCCTGTCCcctgtgttttcatgtttccTACTAGTGTCTGCTTATGCTTCTCGGTCACACTTCTCAAATCCATCAGCATGCATATCCTGTAGTTCCAGGTAGCGCTTCCTGCTTCTGACCCAGTGGAACTTCCTTCGTGTTTCTATTTAAGAACGCATGATGTCAAACAGGCTTACAGTCATTCAATGACATTTTCACCAGTGAAATACTGAGAGAGTGGATGCTGGATACATTGCACAACTGAAGCCTGCATGGATCCATAGGAAAACACTTGTGGACACAGGATCAAGGTTTCTTCTAATATCAATGGTATTACTAGAGAGTTTCAGTACCAgcaaaggctttacactagatgctggaacaCTGCTGTTAGGGTTTGATTTCATTCAGCCATAAGAGCATGGGGTCAGGTGCTAATGTTCTGGATCACTAATGCCACTCTGATTTAACTCATAGGTAATGGATGgagctgctccacagcccaatgctgagAGGCTTTATAAAGCTGTAgtcattgggcatggtgacctcagGCTCATATCCGACTGCTCCAGTAGTGTCATATACATATTTGAGtttctttttaacttttaatctcACTTAGCCATATTTGTAATGCTCTGAACAACATGCCATATTGGGGAATTTCTGTGTGACTCATAAAAGGAAATGGCCTACAATGCACGGCTGGGATTGTTTTCACTTTTGGACATAGCTTTGTCTTTGACTATTCTCCTTCCACTTCCTTTGTTTTCATACTAGAGCTTAATTTTCTCTTACTTTTTTTCAGCTGGATAACAGCAGGGAACAGAAAGTAACTGCAGGATGATATCAGGAGACTGGCACTTTGGGTTCGGTCAAGTAAGGAAGGACTTGTTGGCCAGGCTGAAAAACAGATTTCAGCAGTTGAGAATGTTTTGGTGCCAAGTGTCCAGTGTGTTACTAATCAGAAAGGTGACAATACCTACAACTGTTAACAGGTCATAAAACAATATGGTGAAATTCAGTAAAGCATAGCCATTCTTCATAGGGCTGAACGATCAATTGTTTTTATATTGGTAGGTAttagcttccattgcttgttagctaaattagccttGTGGTGCCTAAATaactaaacactaaacatgCCACATGTTTGTACTAATTGTATAGTAGCTTCACTAATCAATGCAGCCCCCAGGAGGACGGGCTCTGCTTTAGAGTCTAGGTTCCTCTCAATGTTTCTTTCTCCTGCTCTTACGATGCTTTTAAGTCTTAGATCCTCTTagtggttcctcctcatgctccTAGGAAGCCTTTCTGACATCGTCCCCTCAGCTTACTCTTCAGAGGTTTGGTTTGAATGTGCATTTCCATAAAGCTGCTTTATTGCAATGTCTACAAACAGAaatgaactgagctgaaatgtAATTAAACTGAATGGTCTTGGGTCAGAGACTTTCCCCGTTTCTAAAACAGCTGTTCTTATGCAGGATTAAACagcatttatataaaaataaagaaacaaaagcaGCAAAATTGAATATTTTAAAGAATTATACATTAAAACTGTATAATGTGAAAATTCCCCTACGCAGCAGTGTCATAGCTACCTAAACCAGACCTAAACTGCCATTGTAAAGGGAGTCCAACCTCTGCAGCCCTGCTCCATACAACAGATAACTGAAGACAACTGAGAACTGTTCCAAATGCTGTCCTCTATCTGTGGTATCACAGTGTAGTTGCAACCTGAAAGATACGTACATAGCAGCAAGCATAATCTTATCGACTGTTATG containing:
- the jam2a gene encoding junctional adhesion molecule 2A isoform X1 encodes the protein MLALISALLLLHSLPVAPVTVSTTQSKVEVQENSDAVLSCLFKTEKDQNPRIEWKKKDNGISMVYFEGNFTGPFKGRAKIEGATVTLYKVQLKDAGLYRCEVSAAADSVQLGETNVTLKVLVPPHIPFCEIPSSALTGSLVELRCSDQYSIPPAVYTWYKDKKPLSSPRANATYTINRNTGILTFQTVTRADAGQYHCEARNGVGQPKSCVGNHMTIDDLNVTAIIAGIVVLCLVISVCTLGAWYAHRQGYFSRHRGRSFWIPQCHGAAHISSQNLNRTEDIPHAGYGSPPQDTQDFKHTQSFML
- the jam2a gene encoding junctional adhesion molecule 2A isoform X2; the protein is MLALISALLLLHSLPVAPVTVSTTQSKVEVQENSDAVLSCLFKTEKDQNPRIEWKKKDNGISMVYFEGNFTGPFKGRAKIEGATVTLYKVQLKDAGLYRCEVSAAADSVQLGETNVTLKVLVPPHIPFCEIPSSALTGSLVELRCSDQYSIPPAVYTWYKDKKPLSSPRANATYTINRNTGILTFQTVTRADAGQYHCEARNGVGQPKSCVGNHMTIDDLNVTAIIAGIVVLCLVISVCTLGAWYAHRQGYFSRHRGSPHAGYGSPPQDTQDFKHTQSFML